From the genome of Orcinus orca chromosome 5, mOrcOrc1.1, whole genome shotgun sequence, one region includes:
- the CD200R1 gene encoding cell surface glycoprotein CD200 receptor 1 — protein MPCTWITSDLQLLLILTLYLVAECISAVMEDLVTSNNSLMQQMVKDNYSWASTITSSMDRKQSTVTPPAEVNTSLSVLVGTKAVLFCPLELCTSILLTTWEIVLRDKLPCFRAFRGDTNETKGGNCTDKRITWASRLDENPALQIDPVAITHDGYYRCQMVTPNGNFHRGYHLQVLVPPEVTLVQTENGTAVCKAVAGKPAAQISWTPEGDCVTEQKRHWGNDTVTVQSTCYWEGRHVPNVSCSVSHLTGNKSLSIELDQDAKTSAPLRVLRIVPPIFIILVIVGSIWLLKISGCRKLKKTEHTSVFEEDEMQPYASYTEKNNPLYDTTNRVKMSKVLQSEVDGMSLHTVYVPEV, from the exons atgcccTGCACTTGGATAACTTCTGATCTTCAGCTACTACTGATTTTGACTCTCTACTTAGTTGCAG AATGCATAAGCGCAGTAATGGAAGATCTTGTTACATCAAACAACTCATTAATGCAGCAGATGGTCAAGGACAATTACAGTTGGG CTTCAACAATTACTTCATCTATGGACAGAAAGCAGAGCACTGTAACACCTCCTGCAGAAG ttaaCACTTCACTATCAGTACTAGTGGGTACAAAGGCTGTGCTCTTTTGCCCTCTTGAGCTGTGTACAAGTATACTGCTAACAACATGGGAAATAGTCCTCAGAGACAAGTTGCCCTGCTTCAGAGCCTTCAGGGGTGATACAAATGAGACCAAGGGAGGAAACTGCACCGACAAGAGAATAACCTGGGCCTCCAGACTTGACGAGAATCCTGCCCTTCAGATTGATCCAGTGGCCATCACTCATGATGGGTATTACAGGTGTCAAATGGTAACACCTAATGGGAATTTCCATCGTGGATATCACCTCCAAGTGTTAG TGCCCCCTGAGGTGACCCTGGTTCAAACTGAGAATGGAACTGCAGTGTGCAAGGCAGTTGCAGGGAAGCCAGCTGCACAGATCTCCTGGACCCCAGAGGGAGATTGTGTCACTGAGCAAAAACGTCATTGGGGCAACGACACAGTGACCGTCCAGAGTACATGCTACTGGGAGGGCCGCCATGTACCTAATGTGTCCTGCTCTGTCTCCCACTTGACTGGCAACAAGAGTCTGTCCATAGAGCTGGATCAAG ATGCCAAAACATCAGCACCCTTAAGAGTTTTACGTATCGTTCCccctatttttattatcttggTCATCGTTGGATCCATTTGGCTTTTGAAAATCAGTGGCTGCAG aaaattgaaaaaaacagaacatacTTCAGTTTTTGAGGAG GATGAAATGCAGCCCTATGCCAGCTACACAGAGAAGAACAATCCACTTTATGATACTACAAACAGGGTGAAGATGTCTAAGGTGTTACAAAGTGAAGTTGATGGGATGAGTCTCCATACTGTATATGTTCCTGAAGTGTAG